Proteins encoded within one genomic window of Humulus lupulus chromosome 1, drHumLupu1.1, whole genome shotgun sequence:
- the LOC133808398 gene encoding uncharacterized protein LOC133808398: protein MTVQKIKIYSRKLQNLKQRKPMMSGSILTGVNHRRWISRIIIRPNCSSSRHYFYPSCRAQWFSGGAESARPDQNAYELLGVSETSSFAEIKASFRKLAKETHPDLAESKTDSDASQRFVQILAAYEILSDSEKRAHYDRYLISQRKLVVKQSGEGVRFYVNESNIASYKQMEVVEWLRWYRSAIKDILSEKKVVAGTGYFDVLETDFYSAIHAAYYGPEIESMDFLPDCFEAEERSVFETPEVLHLVSGRDLFGMVCLINKYPELSFSSNKKLNSSTSWEVGIYQSRENVNISTNFDGASDFENPQLQAWTLKDRKLHAYADLEMHVYGRVVALAARVPPKGYCNGIQNEENQDRIHVFLNSYECPEKISEGFIPGEAVGSRIPLGTITGLGTSPEEGSCFVYNSSGTKTHVIMKHRTMLVKHMHWYGMEEEVSVCECRCSRARLPPSKFWLFEPRCGMHDIGGWYIETFGRDRKGRTIPSQRCWESFSSSEQFEKRLHPAMYILALAYRTLDLEDAKIRKHTVRDVVAQNLYKMLRWCKKLV, encoded by the exons ATGACTGTTcagaaaataaaaatttattcccGAAAATTGCAAAATCTGAAACAGAGAAAACCGATGATGAGCGGCAGCATTTTGACCGGAGTAAATCACCGCCGGTGGATCTCTAGGATAATAATTAGACCAAATTGCAGCAGTTCGAGGCATTACTTCTATCCGAGTTGCAGAGCTCAGTGGTTCAGTGGCGGGGCCGAGTCAGCTAGGCCGGACCAGAACGCGTATGAGCTCTTGGGAGTTTCAGAGACCAGTTCATTCGCCGAAATCAAAGCTTCCTTTCGCAAATTGGCCAAGGAAACTCACCCGGACCTTGCTGAGTCGAAGACCGACTCCGATGCTTCTCAGCGATTTGTGCAAATCCTTGCGGCCTATGAG ATTCTTTCGGATTCTGAAAAGCGAGCCCATTATGATAGGTATCTTATCTCACAGAGGAAACTTGTGGTCAAACAATCTGGTGAAGGTGTAAGGTTTTATGTGAATGAATCCAATATTGCAAGTTATAAGCAGATGGAAGTAGTGGAATGGTTAAGGTGGTACAGATCTGCCATAAAAGATATTTTGTCAGAGAAGAAAGTGGTTGCTGGCACTGGATACTTTGATGTGCTTGAAACAGACTTTTATTCAGCCATACATGCAGCTTACTACGGTCCCGAAATAGAATCGATGGATTTTCTTCCAGACTGCTTTGAAGCTGAGGAAAGATCAGTGTTTGAGACTCCAGAGGTGCTTCATTTGGTTTCAGGGCGTGATCTTTTCGGGATGGTCTGTCTGATCAATAAATATCCAGAATTATCATTTAGCAGCAACAAAAAGCTAAATTCTTCAACATCTTGGGAGGTGGGGATTTATCAATCTAGGGAGAATGTCAACATTTCCACTAACTTTGATGGCGCAAGTGACTTTGAAAACCCTCAGTTGCAAGCCTGGACTCTGAAAGACCGTAAATTGCATGCATATGCTGATTTGGAAATGCATGTGTATGGAAGAGTGGTTGCTCTAGCGGCAAGGGTCCCTCCGAAAGGCTATTGCAATGGCATACAGAATGAAGAAAATCAAGATCGTATACATGTATTTCTCAACTCATATGAATGTCCTGAAAAGATTAGTGAAGGATTCATTCCAGGGGAGGCTGTTGGATCAAGAATTCCTCTGGGAACTATAACTGGATTAGGGACTAGCCCAGAAGAAGGGTCTTGCTTTGTCTACAATAGCAGTGGTACCAAAACCCATGTAATTATGAAACATAGAACAATGCTG GTGAAGCACATGCACTGGTATGGAATGGAAGAAGAAGTTTCTGTTTGCGAGTGTAGATGCAGTAGAGCCAGGTTGCCGCCGAGCAA ATTTTGGCTATTTGAGCCTCGGTGTGGCATGCATGACATAGGTGGTTGGTATATTGAAACATTTGGTAGAGACAGGAAAGGCCGGACGATCCCATCACAAAGGTGTTGGGAAAGCTTCAGCTCAAGTGAACAATTTGAAAA GAGATTACATCCCGCGATGTACATTCTTGCTCTTGCATATAGAACTTTAGATCTTGAAGATGCAAAAATAAGGAAACATACTGTCAGAGATGTtgttgcacaaaatttgtataaAATGCTTAGGTGGTGCAAGAAACTTGTTTAG